A genome region from Methylohalobius crimeensis 10Ki includes the following:
- the rpsL gene encoding 30S ribosomal protein S12 → MATINQLVRKPRVSKREKSNVPALESCPQKRGVCTRVYTTTPKKPNSALRKVARVRLTNSAEVTSYIGGEGHNLQEHSVVLIRGGRVKDLPGVRYHVVRGSLDCAGVNNRKQSRSKYGAKKPKS, encoded by the coding sequence ATGGCCACGATTAATCAGCTGGTTAGAAAACCTCGGGTGAGCAAGCGGGAAAAAAGCAATGTTCCCGCATTGGAGAGTTGCCCGCAAAAACGCGGAGTCTGCACCCGAGTTTATACGACGACGCCCAAGAAGCCCAACTCCGCGTTGCGGAAAGTGGCGCGTGTGCGTTTGACCAATAGCGCCGAAGTAACCAGTTATATCGGCGGGGAAGGCCATAATCTTCAGGAGCACTCGGTCGTTTTGATTCGGGGCGGACGGGTTAAGGACTTGCCCGGGGTGCGTTATCACGTGGTTCGGGGTTCGTTGGATTGCGCGGGTGTGAATAACCGCAAGCAGTCCCGGTCCAAGTACGGTGCCAAAAAACCCAAAAGTTAA